A single genomic interval of Bradyrhizobium sp. sBnM-33 harbors:
- a CDS encoding HD-GYP domain-containing protein produces the protein MLVYFVTDEPTKLPAIRAMLEPQHAVVPWLLGGGGTRIRSHGVLMVDVDLRQMPRVDQLRFILQDLAGIPEKLFVVHNLTRSMVAQAYALGATAVLSRAKEAILKVTQIEAVEAAAADKAADPASEMDEGVAAFASMFSNVRLGKPVKPAEAQRATSKIINRVGQDGLSPWLDEVRRYHEGTFQHCLLVTGVAVGFALDIGFSRADVARLGLAATLHDIGKARIPLSILDKPGRLDPDEEEIIKRHPVIGYDLLKGVSGISPEILDGVRHHHEYLDGTGYPDGLKASQISDLVRLLTISDIFAALIESRPYRPPMPRPAAYQILCGMEGKLEGSLVKAFRNVALGS, from the coding sequence ATGCTCGTCTATTTTGTCACAGACGAACCGACGAAACTACCGGCGATCCGCGCGATGCTCGAGCCGCAACACGCCGTGGTTCCCTGGTTGCTGGGTGGCGGCGGCACCCGGATCAGGTCGCATGGCGTGCTGATGGTCGACGTCGACCTGCGGCAGATGCCGCGCGTCGATCAGCTCAGGTTCATATTGCAGGACCTTGCCGGTATTCCCGAGAAACTGTTCGTCGTTCACAACCTCACGCGTTCGATGGTTGCGCAGGCCTATGCGCTCGGCGCGACCGCGGTTCTTTCGCGCGCCAAGGAAGCCATTCTCAAGGTTACGCAGATCGAAGCAGTGGAAGCGGCGGCTGCCGATAAAGCCGCAGATCCGGCATCGGAGATGGACGAGGGTGTGGCCGCCTTCGCCTCGATGTTTTCGAATGTGCGCCTTGGCAAGCCGGTGAAACCTGCCGAGGCGCAGCGTGCGACGTCGAAGATCATTAACCGCGTCGGGCAGGATGGCCTTTCGCCCTGGCTCGACGAGGTGCGCCGCTACCACGAGGGCACGTTTCAGCATTGCCTGCTCGTCACGGGTGTTGCGGTCGGCTTCGCGCTCGATATCGGCTTCTCCCGCGCGGACGTAGCGCGGCTCGGACTGGCTGCAACGCTTCACGACATCGGCAAGGCGCGCATCCCGCTGTCGATCCTGGACAAGCCCGGGCGCTTGGACCCCGACGAGGAGGAGATCATCAAGCGCCACCCCGTGATCGGATATGATCTCTTGAAGGGCGTATCCGGCATCAGTCCGGAGATTCTGGACGGTGTGAGGCACCATCACGAATATCTGGATGGTACAGGTTATCCGGATGGACTGAAGGCGTCGCAGATTTCCGATCTGGTCCGGTTGCTGACGATCTCGGACATCTTCGCCGCGCTCATTGAGTCGAGACCCTACCGGCCGCCAATGCCGCGGCCCGCCGCCTACCAAATTCTTTGCGGCATGGAGGGCAAGCTGGAAGGATCGCTGGTCAAGGCGTTCCGCAACGTCGCGCTCGGGTCGTGA
- a CDS encoding Crp/Fnr family transcriptional regulator yields the protein MGLPASAGNRLLTALPPADLALLTPHLQKVSLEQDAVVIRAGDRRHHVYFPHSGAISFMLGLPNGETIATAVIGREGAIGALSVLGPSFLSSVTAVVRVGGTASQISVSRFHAAYMESGAIRHVVEAHTRSILMQFQHVSACNGLHSVEARMARWLLHLHDRTEGNNILSLTQGTLSQLLGVRRTTVTQVIAKLRAIGAIRSARRGLVEIDRVRLEEATCECYDIIRCATDRIVPHEAVGSHPHFASTAKLHGV from the coding sequence ATGGGCCTTCCGGCGAGCGCCGGTAATCGTCTTCTCACCGCGTTGCCGCCGGCAGACCTCGCGTTGCTCACGCCGCATCTCCAGAAGGTGTCGCTCGAACAGGACGCCGTCGTGATACGAGCGGGAGATCGACGCCACCACGTCTACTTTCCCCATAGCGGGGCCATCTCCTTCATGCTCGGCCTTCCGAACGGAGAAACGATCGCAACCGCCGTAATCGGGCGCGAGGGAGCGATCGGCGCATTATCGGTGCTGGGACCCTCTTTCTTGTCGTCCGTGACCGCGGTCGTGCGGGTGGGCGGCACCGCATCGCAAATCTCCGTGTCGCGGTTTCATGCAGCCTACATGGAGAGCGGCGCCATCAGACATGTGGTCGAGGCGCACACGAGGTCGATACTCATGCAGTTCCAGCACGTCTCAGCCTGCAACGGACTGCACTCGGTCGAGGCCCGCATGGCCCGGTGGCTGCTTCACCTGCACGATCGAACCGAGGGCAACAATATCCTATCATTAACGCAGGGGACACTTTCGCAGTTGCTCGGGGTGCGACGAACGACCGTGACGCAGGTGATTGCCAAACTCCGCGCCATAGGCGCCATCAGATCCGCTCGGCGGGGCTTGGTTGAAATCGACAGGGTGCGGCTCGAGGAAGCTACCTGTGAATGCTACGACATCATACGTTGTGCAACCGATCGGATCGTCCCGCATGAAGCCGTGGGGTCACACCCGCATTTTGCGTCGACCGCCAAACTCCACGGTGTATGA
- a CDS encoding family 16 glycosylhydrolase — translation MLCALALAGCLLAGPASGQAELAGATAKLSLQVATAMLGERCRRVEAPNPASFASVSLHRTFHDDFDSHPLVDGRWVPHYAGGAAWPEARYWGGDGSDFRRKTSYNGEQQIYVDPRYGGRETTPLGLDPFKVKDGILSIVASRTPPALKALLFNNEYISGILTTQSRFSQKYGYFEIRAKIPVGVGVWPAFWMLADDGGWPPEVDIMEGRGQRPGDIVMTTHWRIPETQRVERCGFDFRVPDAPTVFHDYGVLWQPDRITYFIDRQPVSEIKVPIGFGVPMYMIVNLAMGSKTLEGVGFVDGESPATVAFEVDRISAYQIDER, via the coding sequence ATGCTGTGCGCTTTGGCCCTGGCCGGCTGTCTGCTGGCGGGCCCAGCGTCAGGGCAGGCCGAGCTCGCCGGGGCAACGGCCAAACTTTCGCTGCAGGTTGCGACCGCCATGCTCGGCGAACGCTGCCGCCGCGTCGAGGCACCGAATCCCGCATCGTTCGCATCGGTATCGTTGCACCGGACCTTTCACGATGATTTCGACTCGCATCCGCTGGTGGATGGAAGATGGGTGCCACACTACGCCGGCGGCGCCGCCTGGCCGGAAGCGCGCTATTGGGGCGGCGACGGCTCCGATTTCAGGCGCAAGACCAGTTACAACGGCGAGCAGCAGATCTACGTCGATCCGCGTTATGGCGGGCGGGAAACAACCCCGCTCGGCCTCGATCCGTTCAAGGTCAAGGACGGCATTCTCTCAATCGTCGCCAGCCGCACCCCGCCGGCGCTGAAGGCCCTGCTGTTCAACAACGAGTATATCTCGGGCATCCTGACGACGCAGAGCCGGTTTTCCCAGAAATACGGATATTTCGAGATCCGCGCCAAGATACCGGTCGGCGTCGGCGTGTGGCCGGCGTTCTGGATGCTCGCGGATGACGGCGGCTGGCCGCCGGAAGTCGACATCATGGAGGGCCGCGGGCAACGGCCGGGCGACATCGTGATGACGACGCATTGGCGGATACCGGAGACGCAGCGCGTGGAACGCTGCGGGTTTGACTTCCGCGTGCCGGACGCCCCGACCGTGTTCCACGACTACGGCGTGCTGTGGCAGCCGGATCGCATCACCTATTTCATCGACCGCCAGCCGGTCTCCGAGATCAAGGTCCCCATCGGCTTCGGCGTGCCCATGTACATGATCGTGAACCTCGCCATGGGCTCGAAGACTCTCGAGGGCGTGGGATTCGTCGACGGCGAGTCGCCCGCGACCGTCGCATTCGAGGTCGACAGGATATCCGCCTACCAGATCGACGAACGCTGA